A window of Sphaerodactylus townsendi isolate TG3544 unplaced genomic scaffold, MPM_Stown_v2.3 scaffold_172, whole genome shotgun sequence contains these coding sequences:
- the LOC125425004 gene encoding rho GTPase-activating protein 39-like: MYANLITGECVWDPPAGVRIKRTNENQWWELFDSNTSRFYYYNATTQRTVWHRPQNCDIIPLAKLQTLKQNTESPRASTENSPGRSSNVSREGSTSSSLEQELEGGEKVPEQSRPNRQPSQFATVKEETERQMASASPLGVVPPPAPHPRQAVTPFWYATRAVLPWHTFTPSALSCKKPVLQGIGQQTVQAFACSASSPLQVDRELAAAQEALWVIPENS, translated from the exons ATGTACGCCAACCTGATCACGGGGGAGTGCGTGTGGGACCCGCCCGCCGGCGTCCGCATCAAGCGCACCAacgagaaccagtggtgggagctCTTTGACTCCAACACCTCGCGCTTCTACTACTACAATGCCACCACGCAGCGGACGGTGTGGCACcgcccccagaactgcgacatcatCCCGCTGGCCAAGCTGCAGACCCTGAAGCAGAACACGGAGTCTCCCCGGGCGTCCACCGAGAACAGCCCCGGGCGCAGCAGCAATGTCAGCCGGGAAGGGAGCACCAGCTCTTCCCTGGAGCAGGAGCTGGAGGGCGGGGAGAAGGTCCCGGAGCAGAGCCGGCCCAACCGGCAGCCTTCCCAGTTCGCCACCGTCAAAGAGGAAACGGAAAG GCAGATGGCCTCCGCGTCTCCTCTTGGTGTtgtccccccgcccgccccccacccccggcaggcCGTGACTCCTTTCTGGTACGCAACGCGAGCAGTGTTGCCCTGGCACACTTTCACGCCCTCCGCACTGTCCTGTAAGAAGCCCGTTCTGCAGGGCATCGGTCAGCAGACCGTGCAGGCGTTTGCCTGCTCTGCCTCGTCTCCTTTGCAGGTGGACCGTGAACTAGCAGCGGCTCAAGAGGCTTTGTGGGTAATCCCGGAGAACAGCTGA